The following are encoded together in the Desulfococcus multivorans genome:
- the pilQ gene encoding type IV pilus secretin PilQ — protein sequence MKCNPRKITPIGSLFLSFLVLMCIGHGTVVAETGMSMDVPPIDDSRIEGVKARRFPSATQLESVYAARQGKGLKVFVGADGMIADYKAFTVDDPPRIVFDLFHIKSPYDQEKVIPVDTEWVQRIRYAGETDKVRIILETNQRHLIEYKADPVENGLLIQVGAGADQLTMNPVAAAPVQKTTDVKLAGITRIDFIGAETGESVLVVETTRPVKYETQAAGDNRLTLQLFNTRLPDHRKRPLITDRFKSAVDEITPKTQASNPNTALFDIKLREAVPYSIEQEGNALEIRFDASVVPPRPLAGIAAAEKKQLPPPTSGIIADKMDKPKGMEPIKTAAAPLPEPMPSSVPDLDLEEDLGVIDDLPVYTGERIALDFYETDIKNVFRILREVSARNFAIDKDVTGKVTLTLAEPVPWDQILDLILKMNKLGKTVEGNIIRIATRATLAEEAQLRRESRAAELAARDQQQQLEPLFTEYLPVNYSNAGKEIRPHIEKMLTLDRGNVSVDERTNMIIITDTAEKIKKARELISKLDRVTPQVIIEGRVVEASTNFTKEIGTTWQAGIGVQQVGTGVTQEPDDSAVNIGGATDTVTDTVNDRVGVGPQKGYNDLGGTYGYNMAVDFPIAASDYGSIGFNFMRIAGTPFLLNAKLHAMESQGEAKIVSAPKVVTLDNKTALIKQGVDYPYQSVDDEGNPKTEFKSIDLKLEVTPHVTPDNRINMVISITKNDLGEVIAGEQSFTTKEARTELLVNDGDTVVIGGIIKTASRQNMEGVPYLNRVPILGWLFKAEGSDDQKEELLIFITPRIIQLEQRLVQF from the coding sequence ATGAAATGTAACCCGCGGAAAATTACGCCCATCGGATCGCTGTTTCTCTCATTTCTGGTGTTGATGTGCATTGGGCACGGTACGGTCGTCGCCGAAACCGGCATGTCGATGGATGTACCTCCCATTGACGACTCCCGGATAGAAGGCGTGAAAGCGCGTCGTTTCCCTTCGGCAACCCAACTGGAGTCCGTTTATGCCGCTCGACAGGGAAAGGGCCTGAAGGTGTTTGTCGGCGCCGACGGCATGATCGCGGATTATAAGGCGTTTACCGTCGACGATCCACCCCGGATCGTGTTTGATCTCTTTCATATCAAGAGCCCGTACGATCAGGAAAAGGTTATTCCCGTCGACACCGAGTGGGTCCAACGGATACGATACGCCGGTGAAACGGACAAGGTCAGGATCATTCTTGAAACAAATCAGCGTCATTTGATCGAATACAAAGCCGATCCGGTTGAAAACGGTTTGTTGATCCAGGTGGGCGCCGGGGCGGATCAGTTGACGATGAATCCGGTTGCTGCGGCACCTGTCCAAAAGACGACAGATGTCAAACTTGCCGGGATTACCCGGATCGACTTTATTGGCGCGGAGACCGGAGAATCCGTTCTCGTGGTGGAAACGACACGTCCCGTGAAGTATGAAACCCAGGCGGCCGGAGACAATCGGTTGACACTGCAACTCTTCAATACCAGATTGCCGGACCATCGAAAGCGTCCTCTCATTACGGACCGTTTCAAAAGCGCCGTGGATGAAATTACGCCGAAAACACAGGCGTCAAACCCAAATACGGCTCTTTTTGATATCAAGCTCAGGGAAGCCGTACCCTATTCCATTGAGCAGGAGGGGAACGCCCTGGAAATACGTTTCGATGCATCCGTCGTGCCGCCCAGGCCACTGGCCGGTATCGCGGCCGCTGAGAAAAAACAGCTCCCTCCTCCGACATCCGGGATAATTGCTGATAAAATGGATAAACCAAAAGGGATGGAACCGATCAAAACGGCTGCGGCACCGCTGCCGGAGCCTATGCCGTCGTCGGTGCCCGATCTGGATCTTGAAGAGGATCTTGGCGTCATTGATGATCTTCCCGTTTATACCGGCGAGAGGATCGCCCTCGATTTCTACGAGACGGACATTAAAAATGTATTCAGGATCCTGAGGGAGGTCAGCGCCAGAAATTTCGCCATCGACAAGGACGTCACCGGCAAGGTGACGCTTACCCTGGCCGAGCCCGTGCCCTGGGACCAGATACTGGATCTCATATTGAAAATGAACAAGCTGGGCAAGACGGTGGAGGGCAACATCATCCGCATCGCTACCCGGGCAACCCTGGCCGAGGAGGCCCAACTTCGGCGGGAGTCGCGAGCCGCGGAACTGGCGGCGCGGGATCAGCAACAGCAGCTGGAACCCCTTTTTACCGAATACTTGCCCGTGAACTATTCCAACGCCGGTAAGGAGATACGGCCGCATATCGAGAAGATGCTGACACTGGATCGGGGTAATGTCAGCGTGGATGAGCGGACCAATATGATCATCATCACGGATACCGCCGAAAAGATCAAAAAGGCCAGGGAGTTGATCAGCAAGCTCGATCGGGTGACGCCACAGGTCATTATCGAAGGCCGTGTCGTCGAGGCCAGCACCAATTTCACGAAGGAGATCGGGACCACCTGGCAGGCGGGGATCGGCGTCCAGCAGGTCGGTACGGGCGTGACGCAGGAGCCTGACGACAGCGCCGTCAACATCGGCGGCGCCACCGACACCGTCACCGACACCGTCAACGATCGGGTCGGTGTCGGCCCCCAGAAAGGATACAATGATCTGGGCGGTACCTACGGCTACAACATGGCCGTGGATTTTCCCATCGCCGCCTCCGACTACGGCAGCATCGGGTTCAATTTCATGCGGATCGCCGGAACGCCGTTCCTTTTGAACGCCAAGCTGCATGCCATGGAGTCTCAGGGCGAAGCCAAGATCGTTTCCGCACCCAAGGTCGTGACGCTCGACAACAAGACGGCGCTGATCAAACAGGGGGTGGACTATCCATATCAGAGCGTGGATGATGAAGGAAATCCGAAGACCGAGTTCAAAAGCATCGACCTGAAACTCGAGGTCACGCCCCACGTGACCCCGGACAACCGAATCAACATGGTCATCAGCATCACCAAAAACGATCTGGGGGAAGTGATTGCCGGGGAGCAGTCGTTTACGACCAAGGAGGCCAGAACCGAACTCCTGGTCAACGACGGAGACACCGTGGTCATCGGCGGCATCATCAAGACGGCGAGCCGCCAGAACATGGAAGGGGTTCCCTATCTGAACAGGGTGCCCATCCTGGGATGGCTCTTCAAGGCCGAGGGCTCCGACGACCAGAAAGAGGAGCTTCTGATTTTCATCACCCCCCGGATCATTCAGCTTGAACAGCGGCTGGTTCAGTTCTAA